The following coding sequences lie in one Bacillus sp. (in: firmicutes) genomic window:
- a CDS encoding NAD-dependent epimerase/dehydratase family protein — protein MEFFITYYGRERVILVNILVTGGAGYIGSHTCVALLEAGHLVILLKVFIFIT, from the coding sequence GTGGAGTTTTTTATTACCTATTATGGAAGGGAGCGAGTTATTTTAGTGAATATTTTAGTAACCGGTGGTGCGGGCTATATTGGCTCCCATACATGTGTAGCTCTATTAGAGGCAGGGCACTTAGTCATCTTACTGAAGGTGTTCATATTTATAACTTAG